From Carassius auratus strain Wakin unplaced genomic scaffold, ASM336829v1 scaf_tig00011630, whole genome shotgun sequence:
cattttatttttaacaacatacattttccacagaatttctatgaacaacaaaatttttttatgtcatttaattttTCCAATCAATatgaattcaatttaaaatacaatgaatGGGATTCTGTCCTTTTTCAGACACACCAAACACAGAATAAAAGTAGCCATAACAACTGGCACAGTTGTCCATGTTATACAATAgatttgtttaatgaatgaaCCAAACTTTGAATGAAAAAGTGTTGCAAAAGAATCGCTGAATCAGAATTGACAGGGCTCGTTTCCCAGGGTCACAAGCAATGTTGTTattaatgatgcttttgggaaacacatctCAGGGGTCTCAAAATTTCTAAATCCCTGGTAGCCCTTTGGGCAGGCATTCTTCAGGTATTGATAGCCCAAAATGAATTTAACTAGaccgaaataaaaataaaagacatcgGCTGAACTTTACTGTGGACAAATCAGGATGATCAGCAAAAACTAGTAGCATATCTGGATGTAACGGTCAATAAATTTATGGTGCGATAAAACTCACAATACAGATTAGACCATACTATTttcttacaatttatttatatatgtatttatctttaaaaatatatatatttaagacaaactataaattaaaattgtttttttatttctcagacaaaatgctgcatatttctttgtgaaattgaaatgttaaataaaaatactaacatgaaattaaaactcaaataaaaaaaatttaaaaaatcattcaactaaaagaaatatctaaatttaaacaaaaaatatgtctGTGCTCTATTTTAAATCAGAGGGAAACCATTTGAATTACTATCCGAAAAAGATGTTAAATATATGTTATTTggattgtataataaaaaaaataaagtaaaatcatTATGGTCTGATTTTACCTTTTGTGAATGAGACGCAGTTGGCACTAATTGAACAGCAGGTATTTAAAGACTGCTGCTCCTTTAAGACCGagtgcagtactttccagtttcggttttcaatccgatcaagtgcactgtaaaaaatcccaCTCACAAAAAGTTAGACTTATGATTATATTTTAGTTAACTggacaattaaatgcaaaaatgttggcttaactagtgaaaatacgtTGGTTCAACAATCGTTGGACCAACCTAGTATTAATTGTAAACTCAATTTGTAAATGCAAGTTAACAAGCATACAAGTTGGGTTGGAGGTTGGAGCATGCGAACTGTAATGACCATGAAATTGGCGCATGTGCAATGAAGCGCGCCAACACCGAACAGAAAAAGGAGCCTTACAACTGTGGTGGATACAGTGAATAAGCTAAAGCCCCAAAAAGTCAGCCTCCTTAAACTTACacttatattgcttgttttttaacattttttgtgttaacaatttaaaatattaaacatagaACATTTAAAGTATTTAGGACTGGTTGAAAgcactttgaatgtttttttttcttcttctgcctactcatttaattacttttttaagatTGAGTATGGCTAAAATTATTAATGTGGTGCTGCTGATTTTAAGTAGAACCTGAACCAAAATATCAAGCatgtagtagttttttttaaccttgtgatgctgtttaaaaacacattttgtcaaCTGAACGTACTTCATAAAGTCaagtgaaaataacattaaaagttgaaattacataattttctaatttttttttattataaaaactcaATCAGCTGAACAAAAGATCTTAAGTTGGAAGACATGTGACCTTACTCAGTGAATTGAGTTAAGTGAACAACTTCGTTTAAAAGTTGAGTAAACTCAAAAAAGCTGTTTAGCAGGTTGTAATTTTAAGTTAagtcaacttttctttttttacagtgtgtttacATGTCCTCAAAAGGAATAAATTCGGTTTTCAgtccgatcaagtgtttacatgtcctcaGAAGGAATAAACCACCCATTACAATCCGATCTAAATTACGGATCCGTTTCAacccttcaagcgagtgaacaagTGAATCAAGTTATTAATTTATCATAACTATTCAAGAAAACTGTTGTTTTCACGCAGCTTTAATAAAACGTCactccagggggtgaataaaggcctcctgtagcaattccatgcatttttgtaagatatatATCCAAATTTCAAACATGAAATTTTCTTACTTCTGCTGACTGTCATACACAGAAGCCAGTGGATGACTTAGGATGACGGAGTTGCATGATTAATGATGAACGCGGAGACAagacaaaacgaggatttgtaaagaaaaatgtctgaAGATTTTGATATAatccaagaggagactggtttttctttgttaaagtaaggaaactttgcttccttgcTCCTATAAACAAACTCGACTAGCAAATCTATCCCACCTATGTCCTACGTCATCCGCCTGAACGTCTTAAGCGTACCACAGTAACCTTACATCTTAACACCATTTTGTTTTTACACAACAGATCATAgatcatatattttgtctataGACTAACAGCTTCGTAAATAGAAAGATTTCAATACTTGATGATTctgaatgggattttttttaatgacttcagACTTAATCTACTCCAGATTAAAAACTTGTGAAAATCtgatagacacacacatatatgtattatatataatacatataatgacTCCTAAAATGCAAGTCAGTCACTGTTTGTTTTtgagaataaatatataaataagcatattaagaaacattttaaaatagggaacacatattcagagtttttcctcaataaactcctaatttgctgtatattaatagtcagtaaggTAGTTGTTGACTTTAGATATGGGTGGATTCAGAGATCtcaaatatgatcatgcagaataaaacattattattaatttataagtactaataaacagccaatatgctattAATATGCTTGATAATAAGCTACTAGTTAGTAGTAAGAGTCAGTCCTTAAAATAAAAGGTTACCCACAAAATGAATACCCAtggctttatttgaaatattgtaaatataatatcattttaaGCACAActttattacctgtaatccataGCCTCAGGCAACAGggaaatatgaatatatgaaatacgaaataaatattttgatgggAGGGAGCAAATTCATCCATCAAATGTCAATGAAAGGACACCTTTCTTAAATCCTTTTTAAAATGTTCACCCAAGTAGAGCAGACCAAACAGACTACAGATTGACACTGACTGGTTTTGAACAACAAATAATTACTGGGTCCCTAAAACATAGGacataagcactattcggacgggactagttttctaaactacgtttgagtttcgattcttaccacctgacgtctgtgattttcatgtaccaattcagaTGGGACTGTTATaaccgtgtttattacagaggtgggagggtctgatttgtgcatctgggcatcATCACAGAGATCACatgctctgtatgcgtgcattgcattcattcagaatgattgcccttagtattattacacaataaatacaaaatggctagtataacaaaaccatgttaatgtgtggttcctttagtttaacttgttttccttttttttttaattttttttttattaaatgtaattaaaacattatgtaactgagtacataaatgaacgtgagtattcttacctgatgctgatattacaatagccagtattaacagtttacgcgatcttgctcttgattttattatttgtattatttttttattattatttatttgccgctaagcaaatatatcaaacatctgcgcggtaagagcatctacggtaattcacgttggccaaaacacacaaggaaacgcgttgtgaaataaaatatcaccggcaatcacagacattcgcattcggacgggattagttttctcagaggaatATATCAAGGTATtaaaaaatgaggaaaaacaaatatataaaatatattccacattaaaaatacattaaagaaacactaacagaaaaaaatacctAACACAGAATAGATGCCTCTTTTTCTAAATTGTGTAGATGACCAGGAGTGCCTGCAAGATTTCTTCCGAGGGTATGcacagagttgttgtttttttattatcacttatGGGAAGCCACTTGATCAGTGAGAGCAGAACGAATGCGTCACACATTTTAAATTCAACAAAATGGTAAAATACATATATCAAGAGCATGCTTAAAGAtgtaaacagaacaaaacattgTCGATGAAGTGGATTAGAGCCCTGCACGAGCCTCAAATACAGGCCTTAGCCAGTCTTTTTTCTCAAAAAAGCTTATAGTACGGTTTCAGCTACGGTTCAGAACGTTTTTTGtggtttttttgaagctttgattatgtttacagtgtgcagtataacatgtgttcatgtttcgcgtgtaaaaaacacagaatttttcacacaattcacctatctgtttACCGCTGTtatcactgtcataaaaacgggctgatgacttccttgttctatgaagcctctcttTCAGAAATACTTAActagttctgattgggccagcggtacctgtgctgtgattcgacagcagctgagcgcacgcggccctcctggaaacgtgattgggctagttttggactagttttgagaagcaagtgggcaggatttgttttgaaaacctggcaatcctgatccttgctggagatgtacttacaATCATAGGAGCGTTTTTACAGACGAGATACGCATGAAAattgtattagatttttttgcacagccctaccatctagttaacaaagctaaacagcgttgccctttgtgtaatgagttacagaaactgtcaaacgcaccaacttaaataataaaatacactttccggttgtggtccataaacaacgccttctccagacaaagagggaactgctccatctttcaagaataatctttgtgtgaatccggcattaaactgattgagattgaggaagctgtcctcagcaaaatgtgctgcacatagttttacatgtggattttaattttcgggaaccgagttaaacataaattgtaaccattaacaCTAGAAGCGCCAGAATTCCAAAACTACTAGAACAGCCGTGAACGGTCATTTTGACCGCTATATTATAAACGCTATAatctctaaataataaataaattgcccAAATGAGAgattaatgtattaactgtgttaggatatcttttaaaaaaacaaataacaccaacatttacattttttatttagttaaaaatgatttagaaataTTCGCATCATTtcatagtaaaatgtaattattgcatattcagtatttctctgtatttattttacataactcagaacaacaaaataacatttaaaatgatctatttgattatgaaaaaaaaaatgttacaacatttatgatacattataacacagaacataagctggaAACAAGCAGCTCTAAAGTTAAAAAGAGTCACGAACGAAGTTTGGAACCATAAAACAATTATGCTACAaattctatattaaataaatctatatCGTGCTCGGCTATTTAAGATTCACAGTCAACACAAGTTACTTCTGTTCTTCTCGCACAATTTCCACACACGGGTTTGTGGCATTTGCAGCAGGTGTCGTgcgttttattttgtttgcagaTTCTCCGCACCTGGCACTGTCTCCGTTTTGGTGTCAGTTGCGGGGGTTGATTTTTTTGGTTGGGACCTTGTGTCAACTGCGATGCTGCCCTTTTTCCCTCCATGAACTCCGCTCTCAGCTCCTCTGCCAGTCGCAGCAGGAACTTCCTCCGGGCAATTTTGCTGCTGGTGCACTccttgaagaggatgtgggcATTGATTCCAGCAAGGTCGAGGATGTTGTAAAATACAGCCACTGGCCATCTACGCGTACCGCCTTTCACAGAGTATGCCCGTGCCATCTGATCTAGGACATCCACCCCATACTTGGTGTTGTTGTAATAGGTCACAGACTCCGGCTTTGCTTTCGGCCCATCGGTGATGCCCACGCTTGTGTGCACGGAGCTCAAAATGCACACATTCTTCCTCGGCTTTCCCTGGTATATCGTGAGCGTCGCATCCGCACATTTTAGCACTTTTGTGTTATACAACTCCGCTTGCTCTTTTGCGGAGGGGGGCAACTCGCGCTTACTTTTTCCCATAGTGCCAACCAGGCTGGTCTTCTTGGCCTGTAAGGCGGTGGCCAGTTTCAGTGAAGTGAAGAAATTATCCGTTGTAATATTTCTTCCCTTACCCAAGAATGGCTCCGCCAGTTTCAGCACCACACTCTCTCCCACGAGCTGACCTCTGCTCCGTGCCTCTTCTTTACCCAGAAACGGAGCCCCGTTCAGCATGTATTTCGAACGGACATCAGCAGCCAGCCAAAATTTGATGCCAAATTTATCAGGCTTATTCCCCATGTACTGAAGAAATCTGCACCGGGCCTTGGTGGGGAACAGCTGCTCATCTATGGTTATGTCAGCACCGGGCTTGTAACAGGCTATGCTGTTCTGAATAAACTTGTTCCAAGTGGCCGATACCAGGGCAAACCTGTCATCCTGCAGACGCACACGTCGGGTTTCTTTTTTATCGAACCGCAGAAATCTCATTATCTCCCTGAAGCGATTTCTAGCTATGGTTTCTTTAAAAAACGGGAAGCCCCATTTCTCCGACCAAAGGCTCCCCAAATCCATGTTCTTCGCACCCTGTGCTCCACGGATATATAACAGAGCTATGAAGGCTTTCAGTTCAGCCACTGTCAGGTCCCATGAGCTGTCACCACGGTGCTGATGTGCCTCAGCCACAGTGCAGTCCCTGATGTGTTTCAACATGCCATcgtcaaacaaacacagaaaggcAGTGAGCGCATCTTCGATGTTGCGCTTCGCGTGCACGGTGGGACCGGCAGCTTCAGTCAGAACATTTTGGCCTTCTCCCTGGACGTTCAGTTGACTGAAGGATGGTCCACACCGTCCCATCCTTTCCCTTTTCCACAGCCACCTCCGGCCGAGATGACTCTAAGGGCGGGCTGAGCACTCCAGCTGGCTCAAGTGCAGGTACTGGTTCGGGAAGGCCTGGGACAACAATATAAcactaataagaataataataacaaaaatataataataataataataataatatcacaataataataatattctaataataataacaataacaattacaTAAGAATGATagtaatattctaataataataataattttataatattataagataataaaataataataataatatgaacagcAGAACTAGTAAATATGGGCATCCAAGTTTACCTGGAACGTCAGCTGTGAATAGAACATCTGGTTCCCTAATCTCCGAGGAAGGTAACCGCCTCTTTTTCCTTTTTACGGACTCTGACTCACTCTCTGATGAGGATGAACTGTTGTCTTGCACCCAGGAAAGGTCGCTGTCACTTTCCACCTCAGACAGCGCCCCTGCATCAGAGTCATCACTGTCCAGATTGTGAAGCATTTCCAAGGCCATGGCAAAAGTCATATTTCTCTTCATTCTATTATTTGTATTAGACATTTTCTAAACGCTCCCTATAAactctttataaatgtattttttaaaaggcaATAATAATTTGTAGTCCaagaatttgtatttataatcAAATGAGCATATGCTAATAGTACTGGTGACGCTGACAGAGACAATAAACCGCGGGAAAGAACAATAGAATCGCGCGAGATTTAGAGCGGTCAATATGACCGTTATGGCTTTAATAGGTAGAAATGCTcatattttttttgccttttatgtaatttatataaaatctatTGTAAGTAAAAATAGAAACACTTTTAGGAAAAGTCACAAACCAgcaagattgtatttttttattcaacaaagttattgtacatatacatttcaaaacGGTCATTTAGACCGTCATGGCAGTTCTAgtgttaatcttgcagagacggcgagcttgagcggggagttctttggcgtgagtgagcaggagtaagtattctgattaattattttgtatagtattttaaaatgtaacaccagtacgccatattaagttaattacctgcgagcttctcctcctgtctgtacggtaatgcgacagagagccgagtggttatgaagcaatcgttagcctattttttacaaaaactgtttctacggggccattatgtaacatagaaggtaatggagccctttatacattgtcgtgtatctttagaaataaataatggacaaacagagtctttaaacgcctcagatgtaaagttattcgctgtcaaagtgacgccaaaatgaatgggagtcaatgggaatgctaacgcaagtgaagttctgctacaagatggcggcaccgggccgacttcaacttccggtcgacttccttgccgcctggtgaCAGCGATCGGTTAcggcaaaacattatttattattttaacttcctGATAAAATGGCCAAAAATGGTAATCCTTAATTTCAAAAGTAACAACTGAAAACAGCACAGACGTTTGTTTGATTTTTCCTGGTTTCTACAGAGCTGGTAATTTTAATAAGAATCAAATCAGTTCAGCTTTGAGAATGAAAACTAAACTGAATGTGTCTTCAATCTTCATGTCTTcgctctcctctttaataaactccatctttataaaagagtatttatgtgtatgtatttatgtgagTATTTATCTGTGACAATAATTACAGTcagtaataattaatttaacattcaTATACAATTCTCTAAACGAGCTGTATTGATTCAGACACTTGTTATGATTAAAAGCACACCTTCAGCTGAATCACAGACGCAGAAGATCCTCCTTTTTTCTTTctgctgaagcctgatttgttcacgtTTGTGTAGCTGCACAGACCGATGGTGCTTCAGCATGCCAAAAGGGGCGGGGCCACTGCTATATAAGTCACTGGTAGCGCCGTTCATCAGATCATTGACTGAAGCGACGAGCGTCGACTCATGCAGCTTGTAGTGCAGCA
This genomic window contains:
- the LOC113073222 gene encoding uncharacterized protein LOC113073222 → MGRCGPSFSQLNVQGEGQNVLTEAAGPTVHAKRNIEDALTAFLCLFDDGMLKHIRDCTVAEAHQHRGDSSWDLTVAELKAFIALLYIRGAQGAKNMDLGSLWSEKWGFPFFKETIARNRFREIMRFLRFDKKETRRVRLQDDRFALVSATWNKFIQNSIACYKPGADITIDEQLFPTKARCRFLQYMGNKPDKFGIKFWLAADVRSKYMLNGAPFLGKEEARSRGQLVGESVVLKLAEPFLGKGRNITTDNFFTSLKLATALQAKKTSLVGTMGKSKRELPPSAKEQAELYNTKVLKCADATLTIYQGKPRKNVCILSSVHTSVGITDGPKAKPESVTYYNNTKYGVDVLDQMARAYSVKGGTRRWPVAVFYNILDLAGINAHILFKECTSSKIARRKFLLRLAEELRAEFMEGKRAASQLTQGPNQKNQPPQLTPKRRQCQVRRICKQNKTHDTCCKCHKPVCGNCARRTEVTCVDCES